The Streptomyces sp. P9-A4 genome contains a region encoding:
- a CDS encoding DUF3710 domain-containing protein — protein MFGRRKKSGAAEDAASEAEQVVDAVDGEDADATPRRVNLPPAPRPDGPWDITEVAKPDEGRVDLGGVFVPGVEGMELRVEVAGDAIVAATVVLRDSAVQLQAFAAPKNEGIWGEVRDEIATGIVQQGGVIDEVEGPLGWELRAQVPVQLPDGNRGVQLVRFVGVDGPRWFLRGVISGQGAVQPEAAGLLEQIVRDTVVVRGEGPMAPRDPIVLKLPDDAQMVPDGVQQEEQENSRFSGGMGQLQRGPEISEIR, from the coding sequence GTGTTCGGACGTCGCAAGAAGAGCGGTGCCGCCGAGGACGCGGCGAGCGAGGCCGAGCAGGTCGTCGACGCGGTGGACGGCGAGGACGCGGACGCGACTCCGCGCCGGGTGAACCTTCCGCCGGCGCCCCGGCCCGACGGACCCTGGGACATCACCGAGGTCGCCAAGCCCGACGAGGGCCGTGTGGACCTCGGCGGGGTCTTCGTGCCCGGTGTCGAGGGTATGGAACTGCGGGTGGAGGTGGCGGGCGACGCGATCGTCGCGGCCACCGTCGTCCTGCGGGACAGCGCGGTGCAGCTGCAGGCCTTCGCCGCCCCCAAGAACGAGGGCATCTGGGGCGAGGTCCGCGACGAGATCGCCACCGGGATCGTCCAGCAGGGCGGTGTCATCGACGAGGTCGAGGGCCCCCTCGGCTGGGAGCTGCGGGCCCAGGTCCCCGTCCAGCTGCCGGACGGCAACCGCGGCGTCCAGCTGGTCCGCTTCGTGGGCGTCGACGGACCCCGCTGGTTCCTGCGCGGAGTGATCTCCGGGCAGGGCGCGGTCCAGCCCGAGGCGGCCGGTCTGCTGGAGCAGATCGTCCGGGACACCGTGGTCGTCCGCGGCGAGGGCCCGATGGCCCCGCGCGACCCGATCGTCCTCAAGCTGCCGGACGACGCGCAGATGGTGCCGGACGGTGTGCAGCAGGAGGAGCAGGAGAACTCCCGCTTCTCCGGCGGCATGGGCCAGCTCCAGCGCGGTCCGGAGATCTCCGAGATCCGCTGA
- a CDS encoding potassium channel family protein, whose translation MRVAIAGAGAVGRSIAGELLENGHEVLLIDKAPTAISVERVPQAEWLLADACEITSLDEAALQRCNVVIAATGDDKVNLVVSLLAKTEYGVPRVVARVNNPKNEWLFNEAWGVDVAVSTPRLMSALVEEAVSVGDLVRLLRFSHGDANLVELTLPPESALAGTSVGDVDWPQDTSLVTIIRGSRVLTPSTEETLEAGDELLFVAAQAREEQLEDLLQVRREPTES comes from the coding sequence ATGCGTGTCGCTATTGCGGGCGCGGGCGCGGTGGGCCGTTCCATCGCGGGCGAGCTGCTGGAGAACGGGCACGAGGTCCTGCTCATCGACAAGGCGCCGACCGCCATCTCGGTGGAGCGGGTGCCGCAGGCGGAGTGGCTGCTGGCCGACGCCTGTGAGATCACCTCGCTCGACGAGGCGGCGCTCCAGCGCTGCAACGTGGTGATCGCGGCGACCGGTGACGACAAGGTCAACCTGGTCGTCTCGCTGCTCGCCAAGACCGAGTACGGCGTGCCGCGGGTCGTCGCCCGGGTGAACAACCCGAAGAACGAGTGGCTGTTCAACGAGGCCTGGGGCGTGGACGTGGCCGTCTCGACGCCGCGCCTCATGTCGGCGCTCGTGGAGGAGGCGGTGAGCGTCGGCGACCTCGTCCGGCTGCTCCGCTTCAGCCACGGCGACGCGAACCTGGTCGAGCTGACGCTGCCGCCGGAGTCGGCGCTCGCCGGCACCTCGGTCGGGGACGTGGACTGGCCGCAGGACACCTCGCTGGTGACGATCATCCGCGGTTCGCGGGTGCTGACGCCGAGCACCGAGGAGACCCTGGAGGCCGGCGACGAGCTGCTGTTCGTGGCCGCGCAGGCCCGCGAGGAGCAGCTGGAGGACCTGCTCCAGGTCCGCCGCGAGCCGACGGAGTCCTGA
- a CDS encoding DUF3159 domain-containing protein — protein sequence MTSLDKPTTAPPTPDQDAQADRAVTEAALFEAFGGLRGMIETVLPGLLFVTIFTINKNLHVSAIAALAVSLVLVAVRLIRRDTVKHAFSGVFGVAFGVVFAMMTGNAKDFYLPGMLYTLGLALAYIITALAGVPLIGLILGPVFKENLSWRTRNPGRKKAYAKASWAWGLILLGKCAVLFPLYWWADPTKFGWVSVALKIPPFLLAVYLTWVFLAKAPPPIDVFAEMEAEELAEKERKAAAAAQTPPEA from the coding sequence GTGACGTCCCTCGACAAGCCGACCACCGCCCCGCCGACCCCGGACCAGGACGCCCAGGCCGACAGGGCGGTGACCGAGGCGGCGCTCTTCGAGGCCTTCGGCGGCCTGCGCGGCATGATCGAGACCGTCCTGCCCGGCCTGCTGTTCGTCACGATCTTCACGATCAACAAGAACCTGCACGTCTCGGCGATCGCCGCGCTCGCGGTCTCGCTGGTGCTGGTCGCCGTCCGGCTGATCCGCCGGGACACCGTCAAGCACGCGTTCAGCGGGGTCTTCGGCGTCGCCTTCGGCGTGGTCTTCGCGATGATGACGGGCAACGCCAAGGACTTCTACCTGCCGGGCATGCTGTACACCCTGGGCCTCGCCCTCGCGTACATCATCACGGCGCTCGCCGGGGTCCCGCTGATCGGCCTGATCCTCGGCCCGGTCTTCAAGGAGAACCTCTCCTGGCGGACCCGCAACCCCGGCCGCAAGAAGGCGTACGCGAAGGCCAGCTGGGCCTGGGGCCTGATCCTGCTCGGCAAGTGCGCGGTCCTCTTCCCGCTGTACTGGTGGGCCGACCCGACCAAGTTCGGCTGGGTGTCGGTCGCCCTCAAGATCCCGCCGTTCCTGCTCGCGGTCTACCTCACCTGGGTCTTCCTCGCGAAGGCTCCGCCGCCGATCGACGTCTTCGCCGAGATGGAGGCCGAGGAGCTCGCCGAGAAGGAGCGCAAGGCGGCCGCCGCCGCGCAGACGCCCCCGGAGGCCTGA
- a CDS encoding APC family permease, translated as MSKLTDVPKRILIGRALRSDKLGETLLSKRIALPVFASDPLSSVAYAPGEVLLVLSVAGLSAYHFSPWIALAVVVLMFTVVASYRQNVHAYPSGGGDYEVATTNLGPKAGLTVASALLVDYVLTVAVSISSGIENLGSAIPFVVEHKVACAVGVIVLLTVMNLRGVKESGSLFAIPTYVFVVGVFIMIIWGAYRGIVLDETMKAPTAGFEIKAEHEGLAGFALVFLLLRAFSSGCAALTGVEAISNGVPAFRKPKSKNAATTLALMGGLAVTMFCGIIFLAMATDVRMAEKPAEDLLHNGVPLGESYVQDPVISQVAAAVFGDGTFFFVILAAATALVLFLAANTAYNGFPLLGSILAQDRYLPRQLHTRGDRLTFSNGIVLLAGAAALLVWIYGADSTRLIQLYIVGVFVSFTLSQIGMVRHWNRHLRAERDPAKRRHMIRSRAINAFGAFFTGLVLVVVLATKFTHGAWVALLGMVIFYGTMTAIRRHYDSVAAEIAAAEERPDEYVRPSRVRSIVLVSKLHKPTLRALAYAKLMHANELEALTVNVDPAETKALKEEWERRGINVPLKILDSPYREITRPVIEYVKSIRRESPRDAVSVYIPEYVVGHWYEHLLHNQSALRLKGRLLFTPGVMVTSVPYQLQSSEVAKKRARKRQEWNAPGSVRRGPVEKGQKEPAGKSN; from the coding sequence GTGTCCAAACTGACCGACGTGCCCAAACGGATCCTGATCGGGCGGGCCCTGCGCAGCGACAAGCTCGGAGAGACCCTTCTCTCCAAGCGCATCGCCCTCCCCGTCTTCGCCTCCGACCCGCTGTCCTCGGTGGCGTACGCACCCGGCGAGGTGCTGCTCGTCCTCTCCGTCGCCGGTCTGTCGGCCTACCACTTCAGCCCGTGGATCGCCCTCGCGGTCGTCGTCCTGATGTTCACGGTGGTCGCGTCCTACCGGCAGAACGTCCACGCGTACCCGAGCGGCGGCGGCGACTACGAGGTCGCCACCACCAACCTCGGGCCGAAGGCCGGACTCACCGTCGCGAGCGCCCTGCTCGTCGACTACGTCCTGACCGTCGCGGTGTCGATCTCCTCGGGCATCGAGAACCTCGGCTCGGCGATCCCCTTCGTCGTCGAGCACAAGGTGGCCTGCGCGGTCGGTGTGATCGTGCTGCTCACCGTGATGAACCTGCGCGGAGTGAAGGAGTCGGGCTCGCTCTTCGCGATCCCGACGTATGTCTTCGTCGTCGGCGTCTTCATCATGATCATCTGGGGCGCGTACCGGGGGATCGTCCTCGACGAGACCATGAAGGCGCCCACCGCGGGCTTCGAGATCAAGGCCGAGCACGAGGGTCTGGCCGGCTTCGCGCTGGTCTTCCTGCTGCTGCGCGCCTTCTCCTCCGGCTGCGCCGCCCTCACCGGCGTCGAGGCCATCTCCAACGGCGTCCCCGCCTTCCGCAAGCCGAAGTCGAAGAACGCCGCCACCACGCTCGCCCTCATGGGCGGCCTGGCCGTCACCATGTTCTGCGGCATCATCTTCCTGGCCATGGCCACCGACGTCCGGATGGCCGAGAAGCCCGCCGAGGACCTGCTGCACAACGGCGTCCCGCTCGGCGAGAGCTACGTCCAGGACCCGGTCATCTCCCAGGTCGCGGCCGCCGTCTTCGGCGACGGAACGTTCTTCTTCGTCATCCTCGCCGCCGCCACCGCGCTCGTCCTCTTCCTGGCCGCCAACACCGCGTACAACGGCTTCCCGCTCCTCGGCTCGATCCTCGCCCAGGACCGCTACCTGCCGCGCCAGCTGCACACCCGCGGCGACCGCCTCACCTTCTCCAACGGCATCGTGCTCCTGGCCGGCGCCGCCGCCCTCCTCGTCTGGATCTACGGAGCCGACTCGACCCGGCTGATCCAGCTGTACATCGTCGGCGTCTTCGTCTCCTTCACGCTCAGCCAGATCGGCATGGTCCGGCACTGGAACCGGCACCTGAGGGCCGAGCGGGACCCGGCCAAGCGCCGCCACATGATCCGCTCCCGCGCGATCAACGCCTTCGGCGCCTTCTTCACCGGCCTGGTCCTCGTCGTCGTCCTCGCCACCAAGTTCACCCACGGCGCCTGGGTCGCCCTGCTCGGCATGGTGATCTTCTACGGCACGATGACCGCGATCCGCCGGCACTACGACTCGGTGGCCGCCGAGATCGCCGCCGCCGAGGAACGCCCCGACGAGTACGTACGCCCCTCCCGGGTCCGCTCCATAGTCCTCGTCTCCAAGCTCCACAAGCCCACCCTCCGCGCCCTGGCCTACGCCAAGCTCATGCACGCGAACGAGCTGGAGGCGCTCACCGTCAACGTCGACCCGGCCGAGACGAAGGCGCTCAAGGAGGAGTGGGAGCGGCGCGGCATCAACGTGCCCCTCAAGATCCTCGACTCGCCGTACCGCGAGATCACCCGCCCGGTGATCGAGTACGTGAAGAGCATCCGCCGCGAGAGCCCCCGCGACGCCGTCTCCGTCTACATCCCGGAGTACGTCGTCGGCCACTGGTACGAGCACCTGCTCCACAACCAGAGCGCCCTGCGGCTCAAGGGCCGCCTCCTCTTCACACCGGGCGTCATGGTGACCTCGGTGCCGTACCAGCTCCAGTCCTCCGAGGTCGCCAAGAAGCGGGCCAGGAAGCGCCAGGAGTGGAACGCGCCGGGCTCGGTCCGCCGCGGCCCGGTCGAGAAGGGTCAGAAGGAACCGGCCGGAAAGAGCAACTAG
- a CDS encoding class I SAM-dependent RNA methyltransferase — translation MQNTPVTSLVGAEYEVEVGPVAHGGHCIARTEAGRVLFVRHALPGERVRVRVTEGEETSRFLRADAIEILDASKDRVEAPCPFAGPGKCGGCDWQHAKPGAQRRLKGEVIAEQLQRLAGLTPEDAGWDGTVMPAEGDKLPSGEVPQWRTRVQYTIDAEGHAGLRKHRSHEVEVVDHCMIAAAGVSELGIEKRTWEGMASVEAIAASGSNDRQVILTPRPGARLPLVELDKPVSVMRVDEKDGGVHRVHGRAFVRERADERTYRVGSGGFWQVHPKAAQTLMLAVMQGLTPRKGETALDLYCGVGLFAGALADRVGEQGAVLGIESGKRAVEDARHNLAAFPRVRIEQGKVESVLPRTGITDVDLIVLDPPRAGAGKQTVAHLAGLGARRIAYVACDPAALARDIAYFAEGGYKVRTLRAFDLFPMTHHVECVAILEPVKKDA, via the coding sequence ATGCAGAACACCCCTGTTACGTCGCTGGTCGGGGCGGAGTACGAGGTCGAGGTCGGTCCGGTCGCCCACGGCGGCCACTGCATCGCCCGTACGGAGGCGGGGCGGGTGCTCTTCGTCCGGCACGCGTTGCCCGGCGAGCGGGTCCGGGTGCGGGTCACCGAGGGCGAGGAGACCTCGCGCTTCCTGCGCGCCGACGCGATCGAGATCCTGGACGCCTCCAAGGACCGGGTCGAGGCCCCCTGCCCCTTCGCGGGCCCCGGCAAGTGCGGCGGCTGCGACTGGCAGCACGCCAAGCCCGGCGCCCAGCGCCGCCTCAAGGGCGAGGTCATCGCGGAACAGCTCCAGCGGCTGGCCGGGCTCACCCCGGAGGACGCCGGCTGGGACGGCACCGTCATGCCGGCCGAGGGCGACAAGCTCCCCTCGGGCGAGGTCCCGCAGTGGCGCACCCGCGTCCAGTACACGATCGACGCCGAGGGCCACGCGGGCCTGCGCAAGCACCGCTCGCACGAGGTCGAGGTCGTCGACCACTGCATGATCGCCGCCGCGGGCGTCTCGGAGCTGGGCATCGAGAAGCGCACCTGGGAGGGCATGGCCTCGGTCGAGGCCATCGCCGCCTCCGGCTCGAACGACCGCCAGGTCATCCTGACCCCGCGCCCCGGCGCCCGCCTCCCGCTGGTGGAGCTGGACAAGCCGGTCTCGGTCATGCGCGTCGACGAGAAGGACGGCGGGGTCCACCGCGTCCACGGCCGCGCCTTCGTCCGCGAGCGCGCCGACGAGCGCACCTACCGCGTCGGCAGCGGCGGCTTCTGGCAGGTCCACCCGAAGGCCGCGCAGACCCTGATGCTCGCCGTGATGCAGGGCCTGACCCCCCGCAAGGGCGAGACGGCCCTCGACCTCTACTGCGGCGTCGGCCTCTTCGCCGGCGCCCTCGCCGACCGCGTCGGCGAGCAGGGCGCGGTCCTCGGCATCGAGTCCGGCAAGCGCGCGGTGGAGGACGCCCGCCACAACCTGGCCGCCTTCCCGCGCGTCCGCATCGAACAGGGCAAGGTCGAATCGGTCCTCCCGCGCACGGGCATCACGGACGTCGACCTCATCGTCCTGGACCCCCCGCGCGCGGGCGCGGGCAAGCAGACGGTCGCCCACCTCGCAGGCCTGGGCGCCCGCCGAATCGCCTACGTGGCCTGCGACCCGGCAGCCCTGGCCCGAGACATCGCGTACTTCGCGGAGGGCGGCTACAAGGTCAGGACGCTGAGGGCGTTCGACCTTTTCCCGATGACGCATCATGTGGAGTGCGTGGCGATTCTGGAGCCGGTGAAGAAGGACGCTTGA
- a CDS encoding response regulator: MTRVLVVDDEPQIVRALVINLKARKYEVDAAPDGATALRLAAERHPDVVVLDLGLPDMDGVEVIRGLRGWTRVPILVLSARQTSDEKVEALDAGADDYVTKPFGMDELLARLRAAVRRAEPVGGAEDGVVVVETAGFTVDLAAKKVHRDGRDVRLTPTEWHLLEVLVRNSGRLVSQKQLLQEVWGPSYGTETNYLRVYMAQLRRKLETDPSHPRHFVTEPGMGYRFER; the protein is encoded by the coding sequence ATGACCCGGGTTCTCGTGGTCGACGACGAGCCGCAGATCGTCCGCGCCCTGGTGATCAACCTCAAGGCGCGGAAGTACGAGGTCGACGCCGCGCCCGACGGTGCCACCGCCCTCCGGCTCGCCGCCGAACGCCACCCCGACGTCGTCGTGCTCGACCTCGGACTGCCCGACATGGACGGTGTCGAGGTCATCAGGGGCCTGCGCGGCTGGACCCGCGTGCCGATCCTGGTGCTCTCCGCCCGGCAGACCTCCGACGAGAAGGTCGAGGCGCTCGACGCCGGCGCCGACGACTACGTCACCAAGCCCTTCGGCATGGACGAGCTGCTCGCCCGGCTGCGCGCGGCCGTCCGCCGTGCCGAACCGGTCGGCGGCGCCGAGGACGGGGTGGTGGTCGTCGAGACGGCGGGCTTCACCGTCGACCTCGCGGCGAAGAAGGTCCACCGCGACGGCCGGGACGTCCGGCTCACCCCCACCGAGTGGCACCTCCTCGAAGTCCTGGTCCGCAACAGCGGTCGCCTGGTCAGCCAGAAGCAGCTGCTCCAGGAGGTCTGGGGACCCTCGTACGGCACGGAGACCAACTACCTCCGGGTGTACATGGCGCAGCTGCGGCGCAAGCTGGAGACCGACCCCTCGCACCCCCGCCACTTCGTCACCGAACCGGGCATGGGTTACCGCTTCGAACGCTGA
- a CDS encoding OB-fold nucleic acid binding domain-containing protein translates to MSAAPRTEKPAGRFRRMLDRLSSSPEDLESEELQEDAEASGCTRICDCSDRQIVKVTGTLRTVTLRPRAGVPALEAELFDGTAPLDVVWLGRRSIVGIEPGRKLIASGRISMSHGRRVLFNPKYELRPLGQE, encoded by the coding sequence ATGAGTGCTGCACCGCGTACAGAGAAGCCGGCCGGTAGGTTCCGCCGGATGCTCGACCGGCTCTCCTCCTCCCCGGAGGACCTGGAGTCGGAGGAGCTCCAGGAGGACGCCGAGGCGTCGGGGTGCACCCGTATCTGCGACTGCTCCGACCGCCAGATAGTCAAGGTGACTGGTACCTTGCGCACGGTCACGCTGCGTCCTCGGGCCGGTGTACCCGCGCTGGAGGCCGAACTGTTCGACGGCACGGCACCGCTCGACGTCGTGTGGCTCGGACGTCGCTCCATCGTGGGCATCGAGCCGGGCCGCAAGCTGATCGCCTCCGGCCGGATCTCCATGAGCCACGGCCGGCGGGTCCTCTTCAACCCCAAATACGAGCTCCGACCGCTCGGACAGGAGTAG
- a CDS encoding ABC transporter ATP-binding protein, producing the protein MVRVENLRRSYGTGEAAVHALRGVSFDIPRGELVALKGRSGSGKTTLLNLVGGLDSADGGSIVIDGIDLSTLGESGLLELRRDRIGFIFQSFGLLPILSAAENVGVPMRLRKADPKEREERVSLLLGLVGLADHAAQRPGELSGGQQQRVAIARALANKPALLIADEPTGQLDQETGLAVMQLLRAVVRSEGCTALVATHDPQLLGLADRVLELSDGEIIEH; encoded by the coding sequence ATGGTCCGAGTGGAGAACCTGCGCCGTTCGTACGGCACGGGCGAAGCCGCCGTCCACGCCCTGCGGGGGGTCTCCTTCGACATCCCGCGCGGTGAGCTCGTCGCCCTCAAGGGCCGCTCGGGTTCCGGCAAGACGACGCTGCTGAACCTCGTCGGCGGCCTCGACAGCGCCGACGGCGGTTCGATCGTCATCGACGGCATCGACCTCTCCACGCTCGGCGAGAGCGGACTCCTGGAGCTGCGCCGCGACCGGATCGGCTTCATCTTCCAGTCCTTCGGACTGCTCCCCATCCTCTCCGCCGCGGAGAACGTGGGCGTGCCCATGCGCCTGCGGAAGGCGGACCCGAAGGAGCGCGAGGAGCGGGTGTCCCTGCTGCTCGGTCTGGTCGGACTCGCCGACCACGCGGCCCAGCGGCCCGGCGAGCTCTCCGGTGGCCAGCAGCAGCGGGTGGCCATCGCCCGCGCCCTCGCCAACAAGCCGGCGCTGCTGATAGCCGACGAGCCGACGGGCCAGCTGGACCAGGAGACCGGCCTCGCCGTCATGCAGCTGCTGCGCGCGGTGGTGCGCAGCGAGGGCTGCACGGCCCTGGTCGCCACCCACGACCCCCAGCTGCTGGGCCTGGCCGACCGCGTCCTGGAACTCAGCGACGGCGAGATCATCGAGCACTGA
- a CDS encoding potassium channel family protein has product MHIVIMGCGRVGAALAQTLEQQGHTVAVVDQDPTAFRRLGSGFGGRRVTGVGFDQDTLREAGIEDAGAFAAVSSGDNSNIIAARVAREMFGIENVAARIYDPRRAEVYQRLGIPTVATVRWTADQMLRRLLPSGAEPLWRDPSGGVQLAEVHTSPAWIGHKVSRLQEETGVRVAFLTRLGEAILPTSQTVLQEGDLVHVMMRTDEIAKVEEAFAEGPEEGGH; this is encoded by the coding sequence GTGCACATCGTCATCATGGGCTGCGGGCGAGTGGGAGCCGCTCTCGCGCAGACCCTGGAGCAGCAGGGGCACACCGTCGCGGTCGTCGACCAGGACCCGACGGCCTTCCGTCGTCTGGGGTCGGGTTTCGGCGGTCGGCGCGTCACGGGCGTGGGCTTCGACCAGGACACGCTGCGCGAGGCCGGCATCGAGGACGCCGGTGCCTTCGCCGCGGTGAGCAGCGGCGACAACTCGAACATCATCGCGGCGCGGGTCGCGCGCGAGATGTTCGGCATCGAGAACGTGGCGGCGCGGATCTACGACCCGCGGCGCGCCGAGGTGTACCAGCGCCTCGGCATCCCGACGGTCGCGACGGTCCGCTGGACCGCCGACCAGATGCTGCGCCGGCTGCTGCCCTCCGGCGCCGAGCCGCTGTGGCGTGACCCGAGCGGCGGCGTGCAGCTCGCCGAGGTGCACACCTCCCCCGCGTGGATCGGCCACAAGGTGAGCCGGCTCCAGGAGGAGACCGGCGTCCGCGTCGCCTTCCTCACCCGGCTGGGCGAAGCGATTCTGCCGACCTCGCAGACGGTGCTCCAGGAAGGCGATCTGGTGCACGTGATGATGCGTACGGACGAGATCGCGAAGGTCGAGGAGGCCTTCGCCGAGGGTCCCGAGGAGGGTGGTCACTGA
- a CDS encoding sensor histidine kinase KdpD, with the protein MGRGKLRIYLGAAPGVGKTYAMLSEGHRRVERGTDCVVAFVEHHGRPRTEVMLHGLEQVSRRTLEYRGAAFTEMDIDAVLARRPAVALVDELAHTNVPGSRNPKRWQDVAELLAAGIDVISTVNIQHLESLGDVVEAITGVRQRETVPDEVVRRADQIELVDMSPEALRRRMAHGNIYQPDRIDASLSNYFRPGNLTALRELALLWTADRVDEYLQQYRGEHNIRSTWQARERIVVGLTGGPEGRTLIRRATRLAEKGAGGEVLAVYIARSDGLTAASPKELAVQRTLVEDLGGTFHHVIGDDIPSALLEFARGVNATQIVLGSSRRRTWQYILGPGVGQTVARDSGPDLDVHIVTHGEVAKGRGLPGARGARLGRSRILAGWLVGVAGPVALSLLLTHVDADLGLANDMLLFLALTVASALLGGFLPALGSAAVGSFLLNWFFTPPVHRLTIADPANIVAIAVFFGVAMSVASVVDLAARRTQQAARLRAESEVLSYLAGSVLRGETSLDALLERVRETFSMESVALLERVDEVEPWTPAGSVGPHPAARPEEADVDMPVGDHLALALSGRVLPAEDRRVLGAFAAQAAVVLDRQRLVGEAEEARKLAEGNKIRTSLLAAVSHDLRTPLASIKASVSSLRSDDIEWSEQDRAEFLEGIEAGADRLDHLVGNLLDMSRLQTGTVTPLIRTVDLDEVVPMALGGVPDGSAELDVPETLPMVEVDKGLLERAVANIVENAVKYSPEGVPVAVAASTLGDRVELRVVDRGPGVPDEAKDGIFEPFQRFGDAPRGSGVGLGLAVARGFVEAMGGTLGAEDTPGGGLTMVLTLRAAPGGPPAPAADLPAHAVT; encoded by the coding sequence ATGGGACGCGGCAAGCTTCGGATCTACCTCGGCGCTGCGCCGGGCGTCGGCAAGACCTACGCGATGCTCTCCGAGGGGCACCGCCGGGTGGAGCGCGGCACGGACTGCGTGGTCGCCTTCGTGGAGCACCACGGGCGCCCGCGCACCGAGGTGATGCTGCACGGCCTGGAGCAGGTGTCGCGCCGCACCCTGGAGTACCGGGGCGCCGCCTTCACCGAGATGGACATCGACGCCGTCCTGGCCCGCCGCCCCGCCGTCGCCCTCGTCGACGAGCTCGCCCACACCAACGTGCCGGGTTCCCGCAACCCCAAGCGCTGGCAGGACGTCGCCGAACTGCTCGCGGCCGGCATCGACGTCATATCGACGGTCAACATCCAGCACCTGGAGTCCCTCGGTGACGTGGTCGAGGCGATCACGGGCGTACGGCAGCGGGAGACCGTCCCCGACGAGGTGGTGCGCCGGGCCGACCAGATCGAGCTGGTCGACATGTCCCCGGAGGCCCTGCGGCGCCGGATGGCCCACGGGAACATCTACCAGCCGGACCGGATCGACGCCTCCCTGTCGAACTACTTCCGCCCCGGCAACCTCACGGCCCTGCGCGAGCTGGCCCTGCTCTGGACCGCCGACCGGGTCGACGAGTACCTCCAGCAGTACCGGGGCGAGCACAACATCCGCTCCACCTGGCAGGCCAGGGAGCGCATCGTCGTCGGTCTGACCGGCGGTCCCGAGGGCCGCACCCTCATACGGCGCGCCACCCGCCTCGCCGAGAAGGGCGCGGGAGGTGAGGTCCTCGCCGTCTACATCGCCCGCAGCGACGGGCTCACCGCGGCCTCCCCGAAGGAGCTGGCCGTCCAGCGGACCCTGGTCGAGGACCTCGGCGGAACGTTCCACCACGTCATCGGCGACGACATCCCCTCCGCCCTGCTGGAATTCGCCCGCGGGGTCAACGCCACGCAGATCGTCCTCGGCTCCAGCCGCCGCCGCACCTGGCAGTACATCCTCGGCCCCGGCGTCGGCCAGACCGTGGCCCGCGATTCGGGGCCCGACCTCGACGTCCACATCGTCACGCACGGCGAGGTCGCCAAGGGACGCGGCCTGCCCGGCGCCCGCGGCGCCCGGCTCGGCCGCTCGCGCATCCTGGCGGGCTGGCTGGTCGGTGTGGCGGGACCGGTCGCCCTTTCCCTGCTCCTCACCCATGTCGACGCCGACCTCGGCCTCGCCAACGACATGCTGCTCTTCCTGGCCCTGACGGTCGCCTCGGCGCTGCTCGGCGGCTTCCTGCCGGCGCTCGGCTCGGCCGCCGTCGGATCCTTCCTCCTCAACTGGTTCTTCACCCCGCCCGTCCACCGGCTCACCATCGCCGACCCCGCGAACATCGTCGCCATCGCCGTGTTCTTCGGCGTCGCGATGTCCGTCGCCTCGGTGGTGGACCTGGCCGCCCGGCGCACCCAGCAGGCCGCCCGGCTGCGCGCCGAGTCCGAGGTGCTCTCCTACCTCGCGGGCAGCGTGCTGCGCGGCGAGACCAGCCTCGACGCCCTCCTCGAGCGGGTCAGGGAGACCTTCTCCATGGAGTCCGTCGCCCTGCTGGAACGGGTGGACGAGGTCGAACCGTGGACCCCGGCCGGGAGCGTCGGCCCGCACCCGGCGGCCCGGCCCGAGGAGGCGGACGTGGACATGCCGGTCGGTGACCATCTGGCGCTCGCCCTCTCCGGCCGGGTGCTGCCCGCCGAGGACCGGCGGGTGCTGGGCGCCTTCGCCGCCCAGGCGGCGGTCGTCCTCGACCGGCAGCGGCTCGTCGGAGAGGCGGAGGAGGCCCGCAAGCTGGCCGAGGGGAACAAGATCCGCACCTCGCTGCTCGCCGCCGTCAGCCACGACCTGCGGACCCCGCTGGCGAGCATCAAGGCCTCCGTCTCCTCTCTCCGTTCCGACGACATCGAGTGGTCCGAACAGGACCGTGCCGAATTCCTGGAGGGCATCGAGGCGGGCGCCGACCGCCTCGACCACCTCGTCGGCAACCTCCTCGACATGTCCCGCCTCCAGACCGGCACCGTCACCCCCTTGATCCGTACGGTGGACCTCGACGAGGTCGTCCCCATGGCGCTGGGGGGAGTACCGGACGGCAGCGCCGAGCTGGACGTCCCCGAGACGCTGCCGATGGTCGAGGTCGACAAGGGCCTCCTGGAACGGGCCGTCGCCAACATCGTGGAGAACGCCGTCAAGTACAGCCCCGAGGGCGTGCCCGTCGCCGTCGCCGCCAGCACCCTGGGGGACCGTGTCGAGCTCCGGGTGGTGGACCGCGGTCCCGGGGTGCCCGACGAGGCCAAGGACGGCATCTTCGAACCCTTCCAGCGCTTCGGCGACGCCCCCAGGGGGTCCGGGGTCGGCCTGGGCCTCGCGGTCGCCCGTGGTTTCGTGGAGGCCATGGGCGGGACGCTGGGCGCCGAGGACACCCCGGGCGGCGGTCTGACGATGGTGCTCACGCTCCGGGCCGCGCCGGGCGGCCCCCCGGCCCCGGCCGCCGACCTCCCGGCCCATGCGGTGACCTGA